In Lolium rigidum isolate FL_2022 chromosome 7, APGP_CSIRO_Lrig_0.1, whole genome shotgun sequence, the DNA window TTACAATTTTAGATTGAACCCGAGATAGGTTCCCCACTCTCCTTTCACACCAAGAAATACATCATTAACTTTGTTGGGGTGGAGCTACTGTACCTTCATATATTCACTAGCAGGCTGTGTACAAGCGATCATTACTTCAGCAAGTACTACTACAGTTCTTCAGTACACTTAGTAGTACACTTGTCCTCACTTGCAGTTTTTTCTCTCCTTATTCACCTTCCGGTGGAGACGTTTCACAGTTCTCACACACCACCACTGTCGTGAGCTCCTGTTGTTACAAAGGTAATGCAGGTACACTGCAACGGCCGGTCGGTGCCAGTCAGGGACATGCCATGTAGGAATGTTGAGCGCCCTGCTGTTCTGTACACATCACAGAGATGTCAGAGCTCAACATGGTCTCAGTGCGGACTGATAATGGTATGGCCCCCTTGGCTCCTCTTTTCAGCCATCTCATCTCAAGCCCATATGCAAGAGAACAGGATGAGCAGCAGACGCCTCTCCAGGTTCAGACTTGCAGTCTTGCGCCACTAGCATTGCCGAATTGCGTCTCAACTAAAGTATTTGGCATGTACTGGTGCAAATCCAACTGACTTGGCGGTGGTGCAGTGAAAGATGTTGTTGTATATACAGTAGGCCTGATGTTTTGGTGCTGCACATACACTCCACATTACTGCCAGATTCTCTCCTTTGGTCCAGATTAAGTGAACCAAAAACACATCCCCAGATTTCCTAAAACAGCACATGTTGCCTGTTAATTTGGTGCGTCTGTGTTGACCTGGAACAGTAGGGACTTTGTCTATTGAGTGTTCATCATTCAGAGACAGACTAGCCCAAGGTACCACTGATCTGGAGCCAATAAATTTGTTGGTTCATTATGTCATGCAAAGTTCATCACTCCATCATAGGACCTATATAGTATTACTCTATGTATGGCCAGCACTCTGTCATTCTATGTACATCTTTGTGAGTTGTGACTCACATGTATGATATAAAATGCATGCATAGTGCAGCCCCCTTGTGGCCTTTTAGTTCAGGTGGTTGAGGCAAATCTGGAGCAGAACAGATTAGCTGGAGCAAACCCATTATTTCATGAGCAACAGCCCAATCAGGAACCCTACAACTGCCTGCCACATGTGTTGGTCCTTCTCCAGCCTACACCAGCTTTTATCCAATTGCCACTATTACTTTCTAAGAACATGGAGCACCATAATGCTCCTTCAGTTCATCTCAGGTCAAAGAAATTCGTTTACTAACGAAGATCTGATTTGTAAACTATATGTTTCATATACAACAGCATTACCAGGGCATATATGAATAAATACAATAGCTACAATATGAATTATCACTGAACTTACACAAATTGTAAGAAACAAACGCATGGCTGTAAATACAATCGGCCTTCTGTATTCTCTGAAACATCCAACACTTGCTTTACCATGACGAAGATGCAAGACTCGGAAACTAGATGGCTAGTCAAAGAAAGGAGATGTCACATAGCATACAACAAAGAAAAGAGATGTCACGTAACATAAGATCATCTTATGCTAATTTGAGCTCTTTTTCTTCAGTAAACCACCAAATTtaaatttcttcttcttttgctgCTGCTGTTTGGTTGGTGATGTGCTGCCATTGGTTGTCTTCCCTGACTGCAACCCATTGCTGTCGACGGTAGTGTCTCCCTTGTTGGACTCCAGATCAACTTCCGATTCACCGTCATTCTCCTTCTCCTTGGTCGAGTCGTAGTCGGTGACCTTGCTGTTCTCCCACATCTTGGCAACCACCACGACTGGTTCGTCATCCACGCCGCCTCCAttgtcattatcttcttccttgtTACCGCCATTTGTCGCTCCATTCGGCAGTAGAGAAGAGAGCTCCTTTATCTTCTCAGAAGCAGCGGATTCCCTTGCCTGCAAGTCCTCATTCTCCTGTTGTATGTTTtgcaattcattttctttgtctaAAAGTTTGTCTTTCAGTTGGAGGGCCTCGGCCTTGGCTTCCTCGCTAGTTTTGTTTGCTTCCAGTAGCTGTGCCTCAAGATGGTTCATCTTCTCCACCAGCTCAGCATTTTCAGCTTCTTTCTCGCTCACTACGGCCAAGTACTTGTCCATTTGAACTTTGATAGCGGCGACCTCTTCTTCCGACTTCTTAATAGAGTTGATAAAACTTTGTTCTTTGGGCTGCCATTCCTCAGACACACTCTTAGCTTCAGCCTCCAATCTTTCAACAGACTTCTTGAGGCAAACTTTCTCGTAGTTTACTTCATCAAGCATCACCTCATAGCTCTCCTTGGCGTTCTGCagactcatgttgagttcctctaCCTGTGCCCGAGCACGCTCAATCTCTTCTTGTTTGATGAGGTATTTCTCCTGCGCATCTCTCGATTCAGCAGACATTTCGTGCAAGGCAGAGGCTAGACCTTCCATTGCCTTCTTGACCTTCTCGACTTCATCTTTGCTTGCTTCTAGCTCCTTGGCTAGCTCGTTCTTTTGCTCAGTCAAGGCCGCAATTTCTGAACTTGCAAGCTCGTCGTTGTGCAGCGCCTCTATTTTCTCCTTTTCTACGGCCTGTAGCTTCAACGTTAGCCCTTCAACCTCCGCACTTAAGCCTGCCGCTTCTTTCTCTGCGGCATCAAGACGTTCACTTGTCAGGTCAATATCTCCCTTGAGCCTAGTCACCTCACCCTCCAAGGATCTGACGTTGTCATGAAGTGCAGCAGCTTCACATTCTTTAGTTTTAAGCAAAGTGCTAGTTTCATCTAGTTCTTCCACCACTGAATCCAAAGACTTGCCCTTGAGAATGATAGCCTGGTTTGCTTCCTCCAACTGGAAGTCCAGCAGCTGCACCTTCTTCTTCCATTTCTCAGTTAACTCGTCTGACCTTGCGCTCGCCTTCTCGGCCTTAGCAACATCAGCTCTAAGTTGCTCAACCACACCCTCCAATTCAACCACCCTCTTCTCAGCCAGCTTTGCCTTCTCCAACTCAAGCTTTAA includes these proteins:
- the LOC124673674 gene encoding WEB family protein At5g16730, chloroplastic-like; protein product: MLGAKSKSGLAEAKGGSKASGKPAEAKSNGKGTPPTPKGDTPPTPKNERPRKPAVPKANAAHGTPPSAPRTADKSPRSADRKSPKTAATRIAATTPPPEKQGKAAKPSPEPQQAAKPSQELQAQLDAVQEALKQAMAQLVEKEEEKGKVLDELERAKKVADEADAKLKEALDAKSRTLEVEKVPDIELEQASDDPAHGGEEDELRTKLKSMQSQQEADAAALHSTVEQLEKARYELADAIDAKNWALSQADDAMRASEVNAQKIELLNAEVGRLKGLLDSEVESKSREAADQIGKLEAENSTLKLELEKAKLAEKRVVELEGVVEQLRADVAKAEKASARSDELTEKWKKKVQLLDFQLEEANQAIILKGKSLDSVVEELDETSTLLKTKECEAAALHDNVRSLEGEVTRLKGDIDLTSERLDAAEKEAAGLSAEVEGLTLKLQAVEKEKIEALHNDELASSEIAALTEQKNELAKELEASKDEVEKVKKAMEGLASALHEMSAESRDAQEKYLIKQEEIERARAQVEELNMSLQNAKESYEVMLDEVNYEKVCLKKSVERLEAEAKSVSEEWQPKEQSFINSIKKSEEEVAAIKVQMDKYLAVVSEKEAENAELVEKMNHLEAQLLEANKTSEEAKAEALQLKDKLLDKENELQNIQQENEDLQARESAASEKIKELSSLLPNGATNGGNKEEDNDNGGGVDDEPVVVVAKMWENSKVTDYDSTKEKENDGESEVDLESNKGDTTVDSNGLQSGKTTNGSTSPTKQQQQKKKKFKFGGLLKKKSSN